A genomic region of Pseudoalteromonas piscicida contains the following coding sequences:
- the hutC gene encoding histidine utilization repressor gives MCHLYLHKYELETTIVPELPKFALIKQYIIDNIRAARWLENERVPSENELADQFNVSRMTARRALSELTEAGILTRSQGLGTFVASFKSQSSLLEIRNIADEVNARNGKYSCTVLTLELIAAVAPIAIALGVEADAPVYRSVIVHNENEQPLQVEERFVNPQLAPEYLDQNFELTTPHEYLSQVAPLTEARHTVEAVMPSREVCQWLGLYNEEPCLQMIRRTWSAKGIVSFARLISPGSKYRLGGHLTFKQRS, from the coding sequence GTGTGCCATCTTTATTTACATAAATATGAACTCGAGACAACAATTGTGCCTGAGCTTCCTAAATTTGCGCTGATAAAACAATATATTATCGATAATATTCGCGCCGCGCGCTGGCTCGAAAACGAGCGCGTACCGTCGGAAAATGAGTTAGCTGACCAATTTAATGTTAGCCGAATGACCGCAAGACGAGCACTAAGCGAGCTAACTGAAGCCGGAATTTTAACTCGTAGCCAAGGCCTAGGTACTTTTGTTGCCAGTTTTAAATCTCAGTCTTCGTTACTTGAGATCCGCAATATTGCCGACGAGGTCAACGCACGCAATGGCAAATACTCATGTACCGTACTAACGCTTGAACTTATTGCAGCAGTAGCGCCTATCGCCATTGCACTCGGTGTAGAAGCGGACGCGCCAGTCTACAGAAGCGTGATTGTACATAATGAAAATGAACAACCACTGCAAGTCGAAGAGCGCTTTGTCAATCCACAGTTGGCACCGGAGTATTTAGACCAAAACTTTGAACTGACTACCCCTCATGAATATTTATCTCAAGTCGCGCCGCTCACAGAGGCTAGACACACCGTTGAAGCTGTTATGCCATCACGAGAGGTTTGCCAGTGGCTTGGGCTTTATAATGAAGAACCATGCTTACAAATGATCCGCCGAACTTGGTCTGCAAAAGGCATTGTTAGCTTCGCGAGGTTAATTTCGCCAGGCAGTAAATATCGCTTAGGTGGTCATCTCACCTTTAAGCAAAGGTCATAA
- the hutI gene encoding imidazolonepropionase, whose product MLEADLLIIDVNIATMDPNLDTPYGAIENAAIAIKDGKINWLGPRSELPEVDAIATPIHKANGQWLTPGLIDCHTHILFAGSRANEFEQRLLGASYQEIAAQGGGIASTVKATRLADRETLYVNGKNRLNSLLKEGVTTVESKSGYGLDVENELKLLEINQLLNEHHPIDVHSTFLGAHALPPEYKDNSQAYIDLVCDEMLPQVASRQLATAVDVFCENVGFTYQQTEQVFTRAQQLGLQVKCHAEQLSNQHGSELVAKFKGLSADHIEYLDEAGVEVMAKGDVTAVLLPGAFYFLRETQLPPIDLLRKHKVAMALASDFNPGTAPLCSLRLMLNMACTLFRMTPEEALCGVTVNAAKALGLSDRGVLKVGTRADLALWGITHPAQLSYQFGVADLSNLWILGKLNQ is encoded by the coding sequence ATGTTAGAAGCCGATTTGCTTATTATCGATGTTAATATTGCAACTATGGATCCCAATTTGGATACCCCTTATGGTGCGATAGAAAACGCAGCGATCGCCATTAAAGATGGCAAAATTAATTGGTTAGGCCCTCGTAGTGAATTACCTGAGGTTGACGCCATTGCAACACCTATTCATAAAGCCAATGGCCAATGGTTGACCCCAGGGTTAATCGACTGCCACACGCATATTTTATTTGCAGGCTCTCGGGCCAACGAATTTGAGCAACGATTACTGGGGGCGTCATATCAAGAGATTGCCGCGCAAGGTGGTGGTATCGCAAGTACTGTTAAGGCGACACGATTGGCAGACAGAGAAACGCTGTATGTTAACGGTAAGAACCGCTTGAATAGTCTACTCAAAGAAGGGGTTACAACGGTTGAAAGTAAATCGGGTTACGGCCTCGACGTTGAAAATGAGCTAAAACTGCTAGAAATTAATCAACTACTTAATGAGCATCACCCGATTGATGTGCATAGCACGTTCTTGGGCGCACATGCATTACCCCCAGAATACAAAGATAATAGCCAAGCCTACATTGATTTAGTCTGTGATGAGATGCTGCCACAAGTTGCTTCGCGCCAATTAGCAACGGCTGTTGATGTATTTTGTGAGAACGTGGGATTTACCTATCAGCAAACTGAGCAAGTATTTACTCGAGCACAACAGTTGGGATTACAGGTTAAATGTCATGCTGAGCAGCTATCTAATCAGCATGGCAGCGAGCTGGTGGCAAAGTTTAAAGGGCTTTCAGCGGATCATATTGAATATCTTGATGAAGCAGGTGTGGAAGTAATGGCGAAAGGGGACGTTACTGCGGTGCTTTTACCTGGTGCTTTTTATTTCTTACGAGAAACGCAATTACCACCAATTGACTTGCTCAGAAAGCACAAAGTAGCAATGGCACTCGCTAGCGACTTCAATCCGGGTACTGCGCCTTTGTGCTCACTGCGATTAATGCTAAATATGGCATGCACATTATTTAGAATGACACCGGAAGAAGCGCTTTGCGGTGTTACGGTTAATGCTGCGAAAGCCTTGGGGTTGAGCGATCGTGGAGTATTGAAAGTTGGAACGCGGGCGGACTTAGCGTTATGGGGCATTACCCATCCTGCACAGTTAAGTTATCAATTTGGTGTAGCGGACCTGTCAAATTTGTGGATCTTAGGTAAACTTAATCAGTAA
- a CDS encoding EAL domain-containing protein yields MLSISTASGGASELLLSEGIAILITPMMAGMAGAIVMGALALMLQCPSGMLKLAHLSSATLAILLAFTGNITTLHLLTLTILLYLFHGLQEHKSGLLLISAAAIVTLVMWTVSEYLWTFPAQHGAIVIVFMYILFLAYQAYSSANEFELKEHNDDHTEHESLGLPGRQSFKRAFNEYRQTEGSPCMLVLVRLMGFEQVNFHLGREFGDLLLAQSANRIAQCLQSGDVMAITHGNETAKMAHLGGLNFAFICSLKHGKHFHEQLIEEISNSTLKPFNVGSCTLEIMMRASYVNCDEEMGQLENLISCVFLALDTQSEAHQHSHQQVVPYQQRMQIHRLEQQVRLSELAKINFRSEFELYFHPVVRHEDNSIEFVELLLRWQHPKQGILSANEFIDDIRLVGLAIPVAEYVLERACEIALALKMEGISVPISINVFGAELLSESFIEFIDYTMLNHQLSPGAIIIECPASMLAELDEQEIAMISRLKNLGVKMCVDSFGDAPLVLAKLPALRFEYVKLSRNMTQEPEHMGHTKSLVKGIVEMHQEKHCRVIGEGIESLGQLEFVKSIGTVAAQGFYFSRPQNSNILISWLKQRLPQ; encoded by the coding sequence ATGCTTTCAATTTCAACAGCTAGTGGCGGAGCCTCGGAATTATTGCTGTCTGAAGGAATAGCGATACTAATTACGCCAATGATGGCTGGCATGGCTGGAGCCATTGTAATGGGGGCGTTAGCATTAATGCTGCAGTGCCCCTCAGGTATGCTCAAGCTGGCTCACCTTAGCAGTGCAACACTTGCAATACTGCTCGCCTTTACGGGCAATATCACTACATTACATTTACTTACTCTGACGATACTCTTATATTTATTCCATGGCTTACAGGAGCACAAAAGTGGCTTATTGTTGATAAGTGCTGCGGCGATAGTCACTTTGGTAATGTGGACTGTGTCTGAATATCTATGGACATTTCCTGCCCAGCATGGCGCAATTGTCATTGTGTTTATGTATATTCTTTTCCTTGCCTATCAAGCGTATAGCAGCGCAAATGAATTTGAATTGAAAGAACACAATGATGACCACACCGAGCATGAAAGTTTGGGGTTACCTGGTCGGCAAAGTTTTAAACGTGCTTTTAATGAATATCGCCAAACGGAAGGGAGCCCTTGTATGCTCGTGCTAGTCCGTCTCATGGGTTTCGAGCAGGTAAATTTTCATTTGGGGCGTGAGTTTGGTGACTTGCTGTTAGCTCAATCGGCTAATCGTATTGCGCAATGTTTGCAATCCGGTGATGTTATGGCCATCACTCATGGCAATGAAACTGCGAAAATGGCGCATCTAGGTGGTCTTAACTTTGCGTTTATATGTTCGTTAAAGCATGGTAAGCACTTTCATGAGCAGCTGATAGAGGAAATATCAAACAGCACTTTAAAGCCATTCAATGTTGGTAGCTGTACGTTAGAGATCATGATGCGTGCGAGTTACGTAAATTGCGATGAAGAAATGGGGCAACTTGAGAACCTGATTTCTTGCGTGTTTTTAGCGCTAGATACACAATCAGAAGCGCATCAGCATAGCCATCAACAAGTCGTACCGTATCAACAACGTATGCAAATTCATCGACTGGAGCAACAGGTTAGGTTGTCGGAGTTAGCTAAAATCAACTTTCGATCTGAATTTGAGCTCTATTTTCATCCAGTCGTTCGTCATGAAGATAACAGTATTGAGTTTGTGGAATTACTGTTGCGCTGGCAGCATCCAAAGCAAGGGATTTTAAGTGCCAATGAGTTCATTGATGATATTCGTTTAGTTGGACTTGCTATTCCCGTTGCTGAATATGTACTAGAGCGCGCTTGCGAAATCGCATTGGCACTGAAAATGGAAGGGATCAGCGTTCCCATCAGTATAAATGTCTTTGGTGCTGAGCTGTTGAGCGAAAGCTTTATCGAGTTTATTGATTACACCATGCTCAACCATCAGTTAAGCCCCGGTGCTATCATTATCGAGTGTCCAGCTAGTATGCTTGCCGAACTAGATGAGCAAGAAATTGCGATGATCAGTCGTTTGAAGAACTTGGGTGTAAAAATGTGTGTCGATAGCTTTGGTGATGCACCGCTGGTGCTTGCTAAATTACCGGCACTGCGTTTTGAGTACGTGAAACTGTCGCGCAATATGACGCAAGAACCTGAGCATATGGGGCATACCAAATCCTTGGTAAAAGGCATTGTAGAGATGCATCAAGAAAAGCACTGTCGCGTGATTGGCGAGGGTATTGAATCTCTCGGGCAACTCGAGTTTGTAAAAAGCATTGGCACGGTGGCAGCGCAAGGGTTTTACTTTTCTCGACCACAGAACAGCAATATTTTGATCAGTTGGCTCAAACAAAGGCTGCCTCAATAA
- a CDS encoding formimidoylglutamase gives MSTAVRIYDESDIATFVSARAGETRIWQSISFLQCDHDYAASLRDAAQFGIRYVLLGIPEDIGPRANCGQGGAELGWRAFLKRFLNQPDNQFLSGDKILLLGEVDTHAIQTRALSLDNTNSEQLAQLRTLCADLDNQVIATLAPIFAAGLEPIIIGGGHNNAFGILQAHFEASKRAAGAINFDPHADFRACEGRHSGNGFSYAHQAGSLSHYHVIGLHEHKNNQTILTQLQNAGFGFSSYQAIKTRQTQSLSASLDKALATMPSDIPLGVELDVDAIVGMPASALTYQGFTTSDAEYFVYRMAQTRNAKYLHLCEAAPARHPLGEQAGIEHCGQILTNLTNAYLSTRQQKR, from the coding sequence ATGAGTACAGCAGTCCGTATATATGATGAAAGTGATATTGCCACTTTTGTCAGTGCAAGAGCCGGTGAAACCAGAATTTGGCAAAGCATAAGCTTTTTACAATGTGATCATGACTACGCGGCTTCGCTTAGAGACGCGGCCCAATTTGGGATCCGTTATGTGTTGTTGGGGATCCCTGAAGATATAGGTCCGCGCGCCAATTGCGGGCAAGGCGGCGCCGAGCTCGGTTGGCGAGCCTTCTTAAAACGCTTTTTAAATCAGCCCGATAACCAGTTTTTGTCGGGCGATAAGATTTTGTTGCTAGGCGAGGTGGATACCCACGCTATTCAAACACGTGCACTATCGCTCGATAATACTAATAGCGAACAGCTAGCACAGTTACGCACTCTCTGTGCTGACCTCGACAACCAAGTTATTGCAACCCTAGCACCTATCTTTGCAGCAGGCTTAGAGCCGATCATCATCGGTGGTGGCCACAATAATGCTTTTGGTATTTTGCAGGCACATTTTGAAGCCAGCAAGCGTGCTGCAGGTGCTATCAACTTTGACCCTCACGCTGACTTTAGAGCTTGTGAAGGTAGACATAGCGGTAATGGCTTCAGTTACGCGCATCAAGCTGGTAGCTTGTCACATTATCATGTCATTGGCTTGCACGAGCACAAAAACAACCAAACAATCCTTACTCAATTGCAAAACGCTGGATTCGGATTTTCAAGTTATCAAGCAATAAAAACCAGACAAACTCAGAGCTTATCCGCATCACTCGATAAAGCGTTGGCGACGATGCCAAGTGACATTCCATTAGGCGTAGAGTTAGACGTTGATGCCATCGTCGGTATGCCTGCAAGTGCCCTGACCTATCAAGGCTTCACAACTAGCGATGCCGAATATTTTGTTTACCGTATGGCTCAGACTCGAAATGCTAAATATTTGCACTTATGTGAAGCAGCCCCAGCTAGACACCCACTTGGTGAGCAGGCAGGTATCGAACATTGTGGCCAAATACTAACAAACCTTACAAACGCTTATTTAAGTACCCGTCAACAGAAACGCTAA
- the rraA gene encoding ribonuclease E activity regulator RraA, translating to MEYSTSDLCDHFADVVDVLEPMFINFGGQTSFSGRITTVKCFENNEQIQDVLQQDGTGRVLLVDGGGSTRRALVDIDLAELAVENNWQGIIVYGAVRHVDELEESDIGIQAIASIPVAADSSGSGEVGIPVNFAGVSFYEDDFVYADSTGIIISAEELVLEDDNEDN from the coding sequence ATGGAATACAGCACTTCTGATCTTTGCGACCACTTTGCTGATGTGGTTGATGTGCTAGAGCCTATGTTCATCAATTTTGGCGGCCAGACGTCATTTAGTGGTCGTATCACTACCGTCAAATGTTTTGAAAACAATGAGCAAATCCAAGATGTACTACAACAAGACGGTACTGGTCGTGTGCTGCTTGTTGATGGTGGAGGTTCAACTCGTCGTGCACTAGTTGATATTGATTTAGCTGAGCTAGCGGTCGAGAACAACTGGCAAGGCATCATCGTTTACGGTGCGGTGCGCCATGTTGATGAGCTAGAAGAAAGCGATATTGGCATTCAAGCGATCGCTTCTATCCCAGTGGCAGCAGATAGCAGTGGCAGCGGTGAAGTTGGCATTCCCGTTAATTTCGCAGGTGTCTCCTTTTACGAAGATGATTTTGTTTACGCCGATTCCACCGGCATTATCATCTCTGCAGAAGAGTTAGTTTTAGAAGATGATAACGAAGACAATTAA
- a CDS encoding phosphatase PAP2 family protein, producing the protein MMKAKLAELDAALYFVVFCPKPRNWFRLIALGLSKSGNGGLYVLVAIACALFLEQLGQQFALTVILAFAIERPLYFYLKNRFARLRPCDCYAVKALLTPSDKFSLPSGHSAGAWLYATCLMEQIPLAAFPLMIWASGVSLSRVIVGVHYPLDVVLGAAMGVACASLAIVILGSV; encoded by the coding sequence ATGATGAAAGCAAAACTAGCCGAGCTGGACGCTGCATTATACTTTGTGGTGTTTTGCCCTAAACCAAGAAACTGGTTTAGATTGATAGCATTAGGTCTATCCAAAAGTGGCAACGGTGGACTCTATGTGTTGGTCGCAATTGCGTGTGCTCTGTTTTTGGAGCAGTTAGGTCAGCAATTTGCACTCACCGTGATTTTGGCTTTTGCAATTGAAAGGCCGCTTTACTTCTATCTAAAAAATCGTTTTGCACGATTACGACCATGTGACTGCTACGCAGTGAAGGCCTTGTTGACGCCGAGCGACAAATTTAGTCTGCCCTCGGGGCATAGTGCTGGCGCTTGGCTATATGCGACTTGCTTGATGGAGCAAATTCCTCTGGCTGCGTTTCCGTTGATGATTTGGGCTTCAGGAGTGTCATTGTCACGCGTAATTGTAGGGGTACATTATCCACTTGATGTGGTGCTTGGTGCGGCAATGGGTGTCGCCTGTGCAAGTTTAGCGATAGTGATATTAGGAAGCGTATGA
- a CDS encoding MJ1255/VC2487 family glycosyltransferase, with the protein MKILYGVQGTGNGHTTRARVMANCFRNMGISVDYFFSGRPSENYFDMHDFGDYRSCRGLSFVTERGQLNRLKTFQSLKFGEFIRDVRKLDVSGYDLIFNDFEPVSAWAGKLAKVPVIAMSHQASYLYDAVPQFAVQPWHKALIRYFAPADIHLGVHWQPFDKHIIPPFIPYEAEQEQCASIINKVLVYLPFEALDSIIELLKDFPDKEFYCYHPDADNASLQHIHLRKPSRSGFIQDLRNTSGVIANAGFELSSEALKLGKKLLLKPLDGQFEQQNNAQTLAELGHAQVMNYLNAGALEEWLQTDAKASFYFPSDPSLLVEWLMGGQWHNIDLLHNQLWNGVNNLYVKAA; encoded by the coding sequence ATGAAAATACTATATGGTGTTCAAGGAACGGGAAATGGCCATACTACTCGGGCTCGGGTAATGGCAAATTGCTTTCGCAACATGGGAATTTCTGTTGACTACTTTTTTTCTGGACGTCCTTCGGAAAACTATTTCGATATGCATGACTTTGGTGATTATCGCAGTTGCCGAGGGTTGTCATTCGTTACCGAGCGTGGCCAGTTAAATCGTTTAAAAACTTTTCAGTCGCTCAAGTTTGGTGAGTTTATTCGCGACGTTAGAAAATTAGATGTATCAGGTTATGATTTGATCTTTAACGACTTTGAGCCTGTCAGTGCGTGGGCAGGAAAGCTGGCAAAGGTTCCAGTGATAGCAATGAGTCATCAAGCGTCATATTTATATGATGCTGTTCCACAATTTGCCGTACAGCCTTGGCACAAAGCCCTGATCCGGTATTTTGCACCAGCTGATATTCATCTTGGGGTGCACTGGCAACCGTTTGATAAGCATATTATTCCGCCTTTTATTCCTTATGAGGCTGAGCAGGAGCAATGTGCATCGATAATTAACAAAGTTTTGGTTTATCTGCCGTTTGAAGCATTGGATAGCATTATTGAGTTGTTAAAAGACTTCCCCGATAAGGAATTTTACTGCTATCACCCGGATGCCGACAATGCTTCGTTGCAACATATTCACCTGAGAAAACCGAGTCGTTCTGGGTTTATTCAAGACTTAAGAAATACCAGTGGCGTGATTGCAAATGCTGGGTTTGAGCTTTCTAGTGAAGCATTAAAACTCGGTAAGAAACTGCTACTTAAACCATTAGATGGTCAATTTGAACAGCAGAATAATGCGCAGACGCTAGCGGAGCTCGGTCATGCCCAAGTGATGAATTATCTCAATGCTGGCGCGCTGGAAGAGTGGCTGCAAACAGACGCGAAGGCATCGTTTTATTTTCCATCTGATCCTAGCTTGCTAGTGGAGTGGTTGATGGGAGGTCAATGGCATAATATTGATTTATTACACAATCAACTCTGGAACGGTGTTAATAATTTGTATGTAAAAGCGGCGTAA
- a CDS encoding methyl-accepting chemotaxis protein: protein MAVLENLTIRRRLQVNALVVGIALVVMLIMIMYEARTMLKLNETIQYAEELDIHELAMRKHEKNFLFYKQVDSLDEFENEYRELQTKLALLQGTFSDFDIDLGRINEFERLAKSYYDDFQKVVQLQKTIGLHPKDALYGELRGAVHEVETLLKEQQNYQLLSTMLQLRRAEKDFMLRFDTKYLKRFDELVAQFSQEIRSAGFNAQYQSKLLSLLNTYQSKFASLVRAQEALGLDLTSGALGKMKVSVEKSDAVVSEVVEQAKAEIKENVDKTQMLAIGVFVVAGIIVMTLVLSTSRSIIQPVERVYQTIERIRRENNLSLQIEQSGNDEITIMTRDFNSLISDFRDLIADVNGALATINEATDHLTETTAQTSTGMAEQLHEADMVATAATEMQATIQDISHNTGEAAHKAETTNENAQQGRREVTATIEHIMQLSESLGGASSVVAQLERDGETIGSVLDVIRGIAEQTNLLALNAAIEAARAGEQGRGFAVVADEVRSLAQRTQDSTQEIESIISTLQQRTREVVNIMEQCREQGNESVSQAEKAGELLSMITQDVQTIMEMSTHIATAIDEQNQVASEVNKNVVKIRDIAQGASEHARSNAQSSEEVAEQARVLHEAVAKYQV, encoded by the coding sequence ATGGCGGTATTAGAAAATCTGACTATCAGACGTCGTTTGCAAGTGAATGCATTAGTGGTAGGGATTGCCTTGGTTGTTATGTTAATTATGATCATGTACGAAGCTCGTACTATGCTGAAATTGAATGAAACCATTCAATATGCAGAAGAGCTCGACATTCATGAATTAGCAATGCGCAAACACGAGAAAAATTTCCTTTTTTACAAGCAGGTAGATTCACTCGATGAGTTTGAAAACGAGTATCGTGAGCTGCAAACTAAGCTTGCTTTGTTACAAGGTACTTTTTCTGATTTTGATATCGATTTAGGTCGGATCAACGAATTTGAACGCTTAGCAAAAAGTTATTACGATGACTTTCAAAAAGTGGTGCAATTACAAAAAACAATTGGTTTGCATCCAAAGGATGCTCTTTACGGTGAGCTTCGTGGTGCGGTACACGAGGTAGAAACACTACTAAAAGAGCAGCAGAATTATCAACTCCTTTCAACCATGCTGCAGCTTCGCCGAGCCGAAAAAGACTTTATGTTACGTTTTGATACCAAATATCTTAAGCGTTTTGACGAGCTTGTTGCACAGTTTTCACAGGAAATTCGTAGTGCTGGGTTTAACGCTCAATATCAATCTAAGTTGCTCAGCTTATTGAACACCTATCAATCCAAATTTGCGAGTTTAGTCCGGGCACAAGAAGCACTTGGCTTAGATTTGACGAGCGGTGCGCTAGGCAAAATGAAAGTTAGTGTTGAGAAAAGTGATGCTGTAGTCTCTGAGGTTGTTGAGCAGGCAAAGGCAGAGATCAAAGAAAACGTTGATAAAACTCAGATGCTCGCCATTGGTGTGTTTGTTGTAGCTGGCATTATCGTGATGACTTTGGTGTTATCGACTAGTCGCTCAATTATTCAACCTGTAGAGCGCGTTTATCAAACCATTGAGCGCATTCGTCGTGAAAATAATTTAAGTCTACAAATTGAACAAAGCGGTAATGACGAAATCACGATTATGACCCGTGATTTTAATAGCTTAATTTCTGACTTTAGAGATCTCATTGCTGATGTGAATGGAGCGTTGGCAACGATTAATGAAGCTACGGATCATTTAACGGAGACAACAGCCCAAACGAGTACTGGTATGGCTGAGCAGTTGCACGAAGCGGATATGGTCGCAACCGCTGCAACCGAGATGCAAGCGACGATCCAAGACATTTCTCATAATACGGGTGAAGCGGCGCATAAAGCCGAGACAACGAATGAAAATGCGCAACAAGGTCGCCGCGAAGTTACAGCAACAATTGAGCACATCATGCAGTTATCGGAATCGTTAGGTGGTGCTTCAAGCGTTGTTGCTCAGTTAGAGCGTGATGGTGAAACCATTGGCTCGGTATTAGATGTGATCCGTGGTATTGCAGAACAAACAAACTTACTTGCGCTAAACGCTGCTATTGAAGCTGCGCGCGCAGGTGAGCAAGGTCGAGGTTTTGCTGTTGTGGCGGATGAAGTTAGGTCACTTGCGCAGCGTACTCAAGACTCCACGCAAGAAATCGAAAGCATCATTTCTACATTGCAACAGCGTACACGAGAAGTGGTGAACATCATGGAACAATGTCGTGAGCAAGGCAATGAAAGTGTGTCGCAAGCCGAAAAAGCAGGGGAGTTGCTCAGCATGATCACCCAAGATGTGCAAACGATTATGGAAATGAGCACACATATCGCGACGGCAATTGATGAACAAAACCAAGTTGCTTCAGAAGTGAATAAAAACGTGGTTAAGATCAGAGACATTGCGCAAGGTGCCTCAGAGCATGCTCGCTCTAATGCGCAAAGTAGTGAAGAAGTCGCAGAGCAAGCGCGCGTATTACACGAAGCCGTGGCTAAGTATCAGGTATAA
- a CDS encoding gamma-butyrobetaine hydroxylase-like domain-containing protein yields MYQVTKLHYHTLSKVLDVYFEDGRCFTLSAEFLRTHSPSAEVQGHSPAQKQLVLNKQNVAIKRIEPVGHYAARFVFDDGHDSGLYSWQYLYTIATQHDALWQEYVNAVEEYKTQKDSVPIKFVP; encoded by the coding sequence ATGTATCAAGTCACCAAACTTCATTATCATACGCTCAGTAAAGTGCTCGATGTTTATTTTGAGGATGGCCGCTGTTTTACGCTAAGTGCCGAATTCTTGCGAACACACTCACCATCAGCCGAAGTCCAAGGACATAGTCCAGCGCAAAAGCAACTCGTGCTAAACAAACAGAATGTCGCCATAAAGAGAATTGAACCTGTTGGTCACTATGCGGCACGCTTTGTTTTTGATGATGGTCACGACTCAGGGCTCTACAGCTGGCAATACTTATATACCATAGCTACACAACACGATGCGCTATGGCAGGAATATGTAAACGCGGTAGAAGAGTATAAAACCCAAAAGGACAGCGTACCTATCAAGTTTGTGCCTTAA
- the hslU gene encoding HslU--HslV peptidase ATPase subunit, with amino-acid sequence MTAMTPREIVHELDQHIIGQDKAKKAVAIALRNRWRRMQLDEELRAEVTPKNILMIGPTGVGKTEIARRLAKLANAPFIKVEATKFTEVGYVGKEVETIIRDLVEVSFKLTREQQTKKFKFRAEEAAEERILDALLPPAKDAYGESQPNENSSTRQVFRKKLREGQLDDKEIEIDIAETAPHVEIMSPPGMEEMTSQLQSMFQNMSGDKKKNRKLKIKEALKLLIEEEAAKLVNPEELKEQAIESVEQNGIVFIDEIDKICKRGESSGPDVSREGVQRDLLPLIEGSTVNTKHGMVKTDHILFIASGAFQMAKPSDLIPELQGRLPIRVELEALTAGDFKRILTEPNASLTEQQQALLKTEDVTIDFTDDAITKLAEAAYQVNEKTENIGARRLHTVMEKLMEEISFDASEKAGDTLTIDAAYVEQHLDMLVQDEDLSRFIL; translated from the coding sequence ATGACAGCTATGACTCCAAGAGAGATTGTGCACGAGCTTGATCAACACATTATCGGTCAGGACAAAGCCAAAAAAGCCGTCGCGATTGCACTGCGCAACCGTTGGCGTCGTATGCAGCTTGATGAAGAGCTGCGTGCAGAAGTTACACCAAAGAATATTTTGATGATCGGCCCAACGGGTGTGGGTAAAACTGAGATTGCCCGCCGTCTAGCAAAGCTTGCTAACGCACCATTTATCAAAGTAGAAGCGACTAAGTTCACCGAAGTGGGTTATGTTGGTAAAGAAGTTGAGACCATCATCCGCGATCTAGTCGAGGTTTCTTTTAAGCTAACACGTGAACAACAAACCAAGAAATTCAAATTCCGCGCTGAAGAAGCCGCCGAAGAGCGTATTTTAGATGCACTTTTGCCACCAGCAAAAGACGCTTATGGTGAGTCTCAGCCAAATGAAAACTCGTCAACACGCCAAGTATTTCGTAAGAAACTACGTGAAGGTCAGTTAGACGACAAAGAAATTGAGATCGACATCGCAGAAACGGCGCCTCATGTTGAGATCATGTCTCCTCCTGGTATGGAAGAAATGACCAGCCAGCTACAGAGCATGTTCCAAAACATGTCGGGTGACAAGAAAAAGAACCGTAAGCTGAAAATTAAAGAAGCACTTAAGCTATTGATTGAAGAAGAAGCTGCAAAGCTTGTTAATCCAGAAGAGCTTAAAGAGCAAGCTATTGAGTCAGTTGAACAAAACGGTATCGTGTTTATTGATGAAATCGATAAAATTTGTAAGCGTGGTGAATCTTCTGGCCCAGATGTTAGCCGTGAAGGTGTACAACGCGACTTACTACCACTTATCGAAGGTTCAACCGTTAATACTAAACACGGTATGGTAAAAACCGACCACATTTTATTTATCGCGTCAGGTGCGTTCCAAATGGCCAAGCCGTCGGATTTAATCCCTGAACTACAAGGTCGTTTACCTATTCGCGTTGAACTAGAAGCACTAACTGCGGGTGATTTCAAACGTATTCTAACTGAGCCAAATGCATCTCTTACAGAGCAGCAACAGGCGCTACTGAAAACAGAAGACGTCACTATCGACTTTACCGATGACGCTATCACCAAACTGGCTGAAGCTGCATATCAGGTCAACGAGAAAACTGAAAACATCGGTGCGCGTCGCCTTCACACTGTGATGGAAAAACTGATGGAAGAGATTTCATTCGATGCCAGTGAAAAGGCCGGTGATACCTTGACGATTGATGCCGCCTACGTTGAACAGCATTTAGACATGCTTGTTCAGGATGAAGATTTAAGCCGCTTCATTCTGTAA